The genomic window CTGCATTTTTTGGACTTTCTCAAGGGTCAGTTTTACTTTTAGCTGCTATTGGTTTAGCTATTACTTTTGGAGTTATGAAAGTAATAAATATGGCTCATGGTGAGTTAATAATGATTGGAGCATATACAACTTATACAATCCAACAATTAATGCCAAATTTAATTGAGTATTCTGTAATTATCGCAATTCCATGTGCTTTTATAATAAGTGGATTAGTGGGAATTGCTATTGAAAGATTGGTTATTCGTCATTTATACGGAAGACCACTTGAAACACTACTTGCAACTTTTGGAATAAGTTTGATTTTACAACAAGTGGTGAGAACAATATTTTCTCCTCTAAATCAAGAGGTGAAAACTCCTTCTTGGATGAGTGGAGCTTTGGAAATAAACGGAGCTTTATCTTTGACTTACAATAGATTGTATGTTGTGATTTTTGCTTTTATTGTCTTTTTTGCGATTCTTTATGTGATGAAAAAAACATCATTAGGACTAAAAGTTCGAGCTGTTTCACAAAATAGACCAATAGCAAGAGCTATGGGAATTCAATCAAGTAAAATTGATGCAATCACTTTTGGTATTGGTTCAGGAATAGCAGGAGTTGCTGGAGTTGCTTTATCACAGCTAACAAATGTTGGGCCAAATTTAGGGCAAGCGTACATTGTAGATTCATTTATGGTTGTTGTTTTTGGTGGAGTTGGAAATTTATGGGGAACTTTAATCGCTTCATTTACACTTGGGGAAATAAACAAATTTATCGAACCACTTGCAGGTGCGATTTTGGCAAAAGTTATCATATTGGTATTTATTATTTTATTTATACAAAAAAGACCTAGAGGATTATTCCCTCAAAAAGGTCGAGATGCACAGGATTAAAAGATGGAAAATAAATCAATAATTTTAAGAATCTTAGAAAATGACAAAGGTGGAAAAATAGTTTTATCATCTTTGAGTATTGTAGTGTTTGTGGTTGCTTTTTGTAATTTGTTTATTCCTGAGAGTTCGATTTTTCATATCTCAACTTTTACAGTTACGATTTTGGGAAAATATCTAGCTTTTGCACTTTTAGCTTTGGCTTTAGATTTAGTTTGGGGATATTTAGGGATTTTATCACTTGGACATGGGGCATTTTTTGCCCTTGGTGGATATGCTTTTGCTATGTATTTGATGCGTCAAATTGGTGATAGGGGAGTTTATGGAAATGCCGAACTTCCAGATTTTATGGTATTTATGAACCTAAAAGAACTTCCTTGGTTTTGGTATGGTTTTGATAATCCAGTTTTTGCAATTTTAATGGTGATGATTGTTCCAGCAATTTTGGCTTTTGTATTTGGTTGGTTTGCATTTAGAAGTAGGGTAACAGGAGTTTATCTTTCAATCATAACTCAAGCTTTAACTTATGCTTTGATGTTAGCATTTTTTAGAAATGATATGGGTTTTGGTGGAAACAATGGTTTGACAGATTTTAAAGATATTTTAGGGTTTGATTTATCAGCAGACACTACAAGGGTTGCTTTATTGATAATCACTTTTTTTGCTTTGGTTTTTGGATATTTGATTTGTAGATTTATCATAAATTCAAGACTTGGACGAGTGGTAATCTCTATAAGAGATGCAGAGAGTCGTGTGAGATTTTTGGGTTATAAAGTTGAGCAATATAAACTTTTTATCT from Arcobacter venerupis includes these protein-coding regions:
- the urtB gene encoding urea ABC transporter permease subunit UrtB, translating into MNILKIILLNLLIFSFSYSSTFEELSSKLSDNSFKVKEDVLNELIINYKDEQRLEVLLQNMLLGNLYFQNQSNEILFLEKDSFKSLFTNNIISNASADDFSKVKINNKLRSVIKASLAKINLFASDENKRLNAAKNILENLEEQDKEIILEALKSEKKSSIKDILLESLANITAKFSSGDEQLKAISELGGFLSAKSLETLTGLKESNDEKIKEAVKNALNEIELSKTFYSFIETAFFGLSQGSVLLLAAIGLAITFGVMKVINMAHGELIMIGAYTTYTIQQLMPNLIEYSVIIAIPCAFIISGLVGIAIERLVIRHLYGRPLETLLATFGISLILQQVVRTIFSPLNQEVKTPSWMSGALEINGALSLTYNRLYVVIFAFIVFFAILYVMKKTSLGLKVRAVSQNRPIARAMGIQSSKIDAITFGIGSGIAGVAGVALSQLTNVGPNLGQAYIVDSFMVVVFGGVGNLWGTLIASFTLGEINKFIEPLAGAILAKVIILVFIILFIQKRPRGLFPQKGRDAQD
- the urtC gene encoding urea ABC transporter permease subunit UrtC, which produces MENKSIILRILENDKGGKIVLSSLSIVVFVVAFCNLFIPESSIFHISTFTVTILGKYLAFALLALALDLVWGYLGILSLGHGAFFALGGYAFAMYLMRQIGDRGVYGNAELPDFMVFMNLKELPWFWYGFDNPVFAILMVMIVPAILAFVFGWFAFRSRVTGVYLSIITQALTYALMLAFFRNDMGFGGNNGLTDFKDILGFDLSADTTRVALLIITFFALVFGYLICRFIINSRLGRVVISIRDAESRVRFLGYKVEQYKLFIFVVSAVLAGIAGALYVPQVAIINPNVFSPLFSIELVIWVAIGGRGTLYGAIIGAIVVSLASTYFTSALPEVWLYALGGLFVVVTLYLPKGIVGLIAMINEKRKAS